In the Trueperaceae bacterium genome, one interval contains:
- the fabF gene encoding beta-ketoacyl-[acyl-carrier-protein] synthase II — MNRVVVTGMGPVTPIGVGTLDFHEGQLKGHSGVGPIRRFDASDYPVRIAAEVDVPVDRWLDTKEQRRMDRYAQLAVIAAELAIEESGLIPDREDRTRIGTLVGSGIGGMETWEAQSRVAAERHPLRISPFFIPMMISNMAASKIAMRFGFMGPSSTVVTACTTGAEAIGSAYRMLQFGEADVMVAGGSEAIITPMGIGSFSVMRALSTRNDDPIRASRPFSKDRDGFVLGEGSAVVLLETLEHAKTRGAHIHGELIGFGRSADAYHMTEPRPDGRGAALAMQAALKEACLEPSEIGYLNAHGTSTPLGDRAEAEAIRAVFGRYAKMLPVSSTKSMTGHLLGAAGAVEAIAAIQAISSQVVPPTINHLNSDPDIGLDVVPNEAREVTVRYAISNSFAFGGQNCALIFGQYKN, encoded by the coding sequence GTGAATCGGGTGGTTGTGACAGGTATGGGCCCTGTTACTCCTATCGGAGTTGGTACGCTTGATTTTCATGAGGGGCAACTTAAAGGTCATAGTGGTGTAGGTCCGATCCGACGATTTGATGCCTCGGATTACCCTGTACGTATAGCAGCCGAAGTAGACGTTCCAGTGGACCGGTGGCTTGACACAAAAGAACAACGGCGGATGGATCGATACGCACAGCTTGCAGTTATTGCTGCAGAGCTTGCAATAGAAGAAAGTGGACTGATCCCAGATAGGGAAGATAGAACCAGAATAGGCACGTTAGTAGGTAGCGGGATAGGTGGGATGGAAACTTGGGAAGCCCAGAGTAGGGTTGCCGCTGAACGTCATCCGTTAAGGATAAGTCCTTTCTTCATTCCAATGATGATTAGTAACATGGCCGCGAGCAAAATAGCCATGAGGTTTGGGTTTATGGGTCCCAGTTCAACTGTAGTGACAGCTTGTACGACAGGTGCAGAAGCTATAGGAAGCGCCTATAGAATGCTTCAATTCGGGGAGGCTGATGTAATGGTTGCTGGTGGGTCTGAGGCCATAATTACCCCGATGGGCATAGGAAGCTTTTCCGTCATGCGAGCCCTTTCTACTCGTAACGATGACCCTATCCGGGCTAGTCGACCATTTAGTAAAGACAGAGATGGCTTTGTTTTAGGCGAGGGTTCGGCAGTCGTGCTGCTTGAAACTTTGGAACATGCCAAAACCCGAGGAGCGCACATTCATGGAGAACTGATTGGTTTTGGGCGTAGCGCTGACGCCTACCACATGACTGAACCACGTCCCGATGGTAGGGGCGCAGCCTTAGCTATGCAAGCTGCTTTAAAAGAGGCTTGTTTAGAACCGTCTGAGATCGGTTACCTCAACGCCCATGGAACTTCAACGCCTTTGGGTGACCGGGCTGAGGCTGAAGCTATTCGGGCTGTATTCGGAAGGTACGCCAAAATGCTCCCTGTCTCCTCTACAAAATCTATGACCGGGCATCTTCTTGGTGCGGCAGGAGCCGTTGAGGCCATAGCAGCAATCCAAGCGATATCTTCGCAGGTTGTTCCGCCTACGATTAATCATCTTAATTCTGATCCAGATATTGGGCTCGACGTGGTCCCAAATGAGGCTAGGGAAGTAACGGTAAGGTATGCCATTTCCAACTCGTTTGCTTTTGGTGGTCAGAATTGTGCTCTCATATTTGGCCAGTATAAAAATTGA